Below is a genomic region from Culicoides brevitarsis isolate CSIRO-B50_1 chromosome 2, AGI_CSIRO_Cbre_v1, whole genome shotgun sequence.
TCGCGATGACATACCGTTGCGAGATATAAAGTGGCGGCGAATACCCTTCCGGGTAATTTTGATCCTCAAAAAGCACCTCATACTCATCTGTCGAGGTCTGAGGCAATGCATGAATGATCGCTTTGTAGAAACAAGTGGTTTGCGGATACAAAGCCATCACTGTCGTCCCTTTGGGGAACAAGGCATGTCCATCAGTCTCGGGATTTGCTCTCATAAGTGGCAACGGAACAATTTTCCGCTTACTCAGGATATGACGATCCTTTTGTTCCTCATCGATATCATCAACTTCGTACTTATTGACGCCCGGCAAGAATTGAACAACCTCCGCCAAGATCCAATTTTCCTCCTCTTCGAGTCCTTTTACGAGAGCGGCGACCATATCACCTGGTTTGGCAACGTAACCGGCTTCTGCTTGCACCGCGCCGCACAACGGAGGGATTTTTTCGCCGGgttttgagacaaaaagtgGCAAAGTTTGCGCGGAAATTTGGAGCATCTTCATTAAAGCGCCGCGACGGATCGTTTCTTTGTTGCCAGCGTTGCGAGCTTGAATTCGACGCTCATTGCGGATGTTTCGGATGTCCTGAACTTTCTTCAAAGCTTCACGGATGAGATTTTCCTCGGCGATGGCATCTTGCATggcatttttgtacaaatttttgagcttttgttGGTTGGCGGTGGATTTGTCGTCGAACGTTTTCTCTTGTAACTTGACGATATTCGGTTCCGATGCGAgtcttttgttgtttatgtCGTGCACGAGACTGTTAATCTCCCGGAGACGATCTTCGACTTGTTTGGCGGCTTGTTCCGAGGTCAGaggcatttttaatttaagcttttccgtaaaaatctttgaatttttgtttgttttggtgACACACGACGAATGTGACGCGGGTCGAATGCCGGCTTTGCTCACTAGGATCACGAAGTCATCACAAAAACAACGATTCTGATCAATTTCTGACGAGATTTGGTCATAAACGGAAGCTTATCGTAGTATTTATTCGTAGAAATCGCTTTTTCGGTgagtttttttgataagacttgaaaatttagtgacgttaaatattttttctaatcaaTTACTTGATTTATGCTTCTTTCTTACGTGGCTGTTTCTAATCTAATCaacgaattttctttaattttttattttagtaacgCAGTCATcatgaaaattcttcttttgacGTCGCTTTTCGTGCTTTTTTCCTTCGTCACAGCTCTCGATGACGCCCAATGTGTCAGTCAGAAGGAGCAGGAATTCTGTCAACCGACAAAACCTCGCGGCGAACACACTCTCCAATACACAAAAGCCGTAATTCAGAAGCCAGCGCCGATTTTCGAAGGTACCGCTGTCGTCAACGGTGAATTTTCGCAACTTTCCTTGAAGGATTATCGCGGAAAATACGtcgttttcttcttctacCCGCTCGATTTCACGTTCGTTTGTCCCACGGAAATTCTCGCCTTCAGTGATCGCATCGCGGAATTCCGTAAAATCAATACTGAGGTCATTGCGTGCTCTGTGGATTCGCATTTTACGCATTTGGCATGGACAAAAACGCCGCGCAAGGAAGGCGGCttgggaaaaattgaaattccacTTTTGAGTGATTTGTCGCATCGCATTGCCAAGGATTACGGGGTTTATTTGCAAGATGCCGGACATACGTTACGTGGCTTGTTCATCATTGATGCCAAGGGGATTTTGAGACAAATTACGATGAATGATTTGCCTGTGGGTAGAAGTGTTGATGAGACCCTGAGACTCGTTCAAGCATTCCAATATACCGACAATCATGGGGAGGTGTGCCCAGCTGGATGGAAACCCGGATCGCAGACAATTGTGCCGGATCCGGAGAAGAAAATCAAGTATTTTGAGAAGAATTATGAGTTGTAACGCGTGAAAAAGGGAGTCagggaacaaattttttatgtgttttgaataaaattgtctgaaaagtgactttttttgttcttaaaattggctttttaaacaaaatttcagattttttttgctcaaatgtttcgtatttttgcatgaaattttaatttttatactctaaaaatatttcttgatcaaatttttgccTTAGTTAATTGAagatttatataatttttaataatttaatttatgatgatattggataaaaatttatttttgcgaaattttggttcaaaatactttaaatatcGACTTGAAACgtgaaaataacgaaaattaaggaaatattgaggatttttttttttaaattttcaatttttttttatattttgaccacttttatgattaaaacttCAACTTtatggaaattaaaaattaaaataaaaaaaattagtaattctgttcaaaaaatttaatttttaagctttaaattaaagtaaattaataattaaaaattaagtttttattttttttttaatttttagtttttaatttttttttttttaattttcataaagttgaagtttaaatcataaaagtagtaaaaatctgaaaaaattaaaattaattttaaaa
It encodes:
- the LOC134830961 gene encoding SAGA-associated factor 29, which produces MPLTSEQAAKQVEDRLREINSLVHDINNKRLASEPNIVKLQEKTFDDKSTANQQKLKNLYKNAMQDAIAEENLIREALKKVQDIRNIRNERRIQARNAGNKETIRRGALMKMLQISAQTLPLFVSKPGEKIPPLCGAVQAEAGYVAKPGDMVAALVKGLEEEENWILAEVVQFLPGVNKYEVDDIDEEQKDRHILSKRKIVPLPLMRANPETDGHALFPKGTTVMALYPQTTCFYKAIIHALPQTSTDEYEVLFEDQNYPEGYSPPLYISQRYVIAIKSNKKGP
- the LOC134828723 gene encoding peroxiredoxin-4-like, with product MKILLLTSLFVLFSFVTALDDAQCVSQKEQEFCQPTKPRGEHTLQYTKAVIQKPAPIFEGTAVVNGEFSQLSLKDYRGKYVVFFFYPLDFTFVCPTEILAFSDRIAEFRKINTEVIACSVDSHFTHLAWTKTPRKEGGLGKIEIPLLSDLSHRIAKDYGVYLQDAGHTLRGLFIIDAKGILRQITMNDLPVGRSVDETLRLVQAFQYTDNHGEVCPAGWKPGSQTIVPDPEKKIKYFEKNYEL